Below is a genomic region from Paludicola sp. MB14-C6.
TTTGAAATATATTGCTGACAAATATGTAATGAATTCTAAATATATAGGTATGCAATTTCTTCATGATACCGGACTCCATTTCACTGATTATCGCTTTATTCTTCAAATGATTATAGCTAAACAACTAATTATTACGACTGATTATAAGATTCAGGATATTGCTCTTCAAGTTGGTTTTATATATCCAAATCATTTCTTCAGCGCTTTTAAAATGTTTTATGGAGAATCTCCAAATGAAGTTCGCAAGACAAATTATTTTAATAAACTTGGCACATAAAATCTATCATTATATATTTATTATTAAATAAAAGCGAAGTTATGTAGCTATTTAATGCCACATAACTTCGCTTATTTGTTACCCTAAAAATAATGATTAACTTTATGAATAGTCAGTAACGAGTGCTATCTAGCACTCGTTACTGCTGCCTAATCCATAGTGTCATTCCGCTGCCGTTCTCATTTGTCGGTCGTTTTTGAAAACCAAACCCTTCATAAAACGATTCTTTTCCGCTTGCCGCCATTAAATTCACCATAACAAAATGTCCTTCAATTAAAGTGCTATTGATATAGTCTATAACATTTTGCATTAACTGTTTTCCGATTCCGTGTCCTTGAAAGCTAGGATTTACAACGACATCTGCAATATATGCAACATATCCGTAATCGCTGATAACTCGAGCCATTCCAATCGGTGTGGAGCCTTGTTGTGCTACAGTAATGAATGCGGAATGCTCTAACCCGAGTTTTGCTTTTTCTAGATGAATCTCGCTCCATCCTACTGATTTTCTTAATACATTGTATTCTTGGGCAGTAAGAGAGTTGGCATAAGTAATATCCATAAATACCTCCTATAAAACGTATTGAAAACATTTCTCAGTTATATTTCTTGAAGCATCTAATTCATTTTCTATGCCTGTGTATTGATAGCCATACTTTTTATAAAATTTGAGTGCCTTTTCATTGATATTCATAGCCCAAAGTTTAATGGTATGGACGTTTTTTGCTTTAAAATAATCGACTGCAAAATCCATTGCATATTTGCCATATCCTTGCCCACAAAACTCAGGAAGAAAGTACAACTGCATTACTTCGCCGACAGGGGAAGTAGGGGTGAGGTTAAAGCTAATCATACCGATTGCATTGGCGTTATGAAAAATTAAGTAATAGCTGTTATTGGAGTCTTGTATTTTTTCTTTGAAATACTCGGTTTGGTGTTCGGGAGTAATTGTGTTCCAATATGATTCAGAAGCAATACCAATATGGCTTGCTTGCCATGCCTTTGAATGAATTAAACCCAGTAAATCAATATTTGTGTCATCCACTTTAATATAGTCTAACATGTAAAAGCCCTCATTATGAAAAGTAATATTTATTTTACCAATTATATAACTTTAGAATTTGTTCGTCAACGTATTCATCAAAAACAAAAACAAGCCATCCTGTATGGAAAAGCTTGTTATTTATCATATTGAGTTGTTAGTTGCTTGCAGGCATATATTTTAAAAGAAGATCCTGTACTCGTTCTTGGGAAGTATTTAGCGAATAAGAAAATTGATTATATAAAACCTCTTCAGCGTTTTTTAAAATACGTTCATCTATCATATGCAGTTTCTTATTCATTTTTTCTTGTTCTATTTTGTGTAGATAAAGTGATTTTAAAAGAATTAAAATCTTTTTAGGATTTCCCGAACCCAATAGCTCTTTATATTGTTTAACTCGCAGATTTTCATTATCTATCCAGTTAATCTCTTCTTTTGGTAACTCTTTTATAAGAGAATAAATTTCGTCTTTTGATAGTGTAGGTCTCATTTTGGCAGTTAGCTTTTCGTTGTGAACGGGAATTGAAATGGTTGAATTATCGTCGTTAATCGGTTTTAAAATATAATATTCAATTCTTTTTCCATCCAATTCTTTTTTAGTAATTTCCGAAATGGTACATACACCGTGTAGTCCGTATGTTATGATGTCGTTAACCTGAAACATTTTATGATATTCCTTTCAATAGTATTATTTTCAAGGCATTTTCCACTATACTAGCAGTTGGCGATTTTATTGTGGCTTTTCGTAGCTAATGGGTTTTAATCTATCTCTTCATGAAGCGCATTTGTTTATGAAGCAAACGGCAACCGCTAATCCACTGAATCAATATGCAATAGAATGCATTTACAGCTTTCAGTTAAGTGGATACAGTCTTGAAATGTGAGTGGTTTTGCATACTCACTTAGGGTGGGAGTAAAAAAGTAATTAATCCTACTCAACTTGTATTACCTCCAAAAAATTATGATATGCCATAAAGCGTGCAGTTTACCTCAACAGAACTTACGTTCTTAAAAAGCAAACCACACGCACTGCTTACTTATACTATACCAACTTTTTTTACAAAATGTAATAGGCAATTTAACTAAACTTTCAGTATAATGCTTGGAAAAGGGTAGAAAGTACTGCTTTTTGTTTGAAATTTCATTGTTTTCTAGGAAAAATGAGTTGATATCCAATAAACAGAATGTAGAATTATTTAAATTATTTTTTATGTTGTAGGGAATGGTCTTGACCATTCCGCCCAACGCTCAAGAGCGTTCCCTATATTTGGAGGCGCCAACCAGATGTTACCCACAGTTCAAATCCGCTCGGATCTTATAAATAAAAAAGACCGTTACTTACGTAACAGTCTTTTTCATTTGGAGGCGCCAACCAGATTTGAACTGGTGATGAAGGTGTTGCAGACCTCTGCCTTACCACTTGGCTATAGCGCCTTATTTAATTGGAGCGGATTACGAGGCTCGAACTCGCTACCTCCACCTTGGCAAGGTGGCGCTCTACCAGATGAGCTAAATCCGCGAATCTTATGCATTAACCAATGGCAATACACAAGAAAAAAGTGGTGGGAACAACAGGGCTCGAACCTGTGACCCTCTGCTTGTAAGGCAGATGCTCTCCCAGCTGAGCTATGCTCCCACAACCTTCGCCGCTCTCAGCGACGAATATTAGTATACTATATGAGACCCATTTTGTCAACACTTAATCTTTATTTTTTTGAATTTTTTATAAGAAAATGTTTCCTATTGGTTCTCAATTAGGTTGTTAAGATCTTCTCTGGAGAACAAATACTTACGATTACAAAAGTGACAGCTTACTTCGCATTCGCCTTGTTCCTCACGTATATTGGTTAATTCTTCTTTACCAATACTGATTAAGGCTTTTTCCACTCTTTGTTTGCTACAATCACATTTATATGCAGTAGTTGTTTCATCAAGTACATTTGGCTCAAGATTTTTTAACAGCAAGTTGATAATATCTTCAGGAGTCATCCCATTATCAATCATAGATGATACAGATTGAATATTACGAATATTTTCTTCAATCGTATCAATACAAGCTTCATCAGCAAAAGGAAGCAGTTGCACTAAATATCCACCAGCAGCTCTTACGGATAAATCAGGATTTACCAAAACGCCAAGTCCGCAAACAGTAGGTGTTTGTTCGCTTACAGCATAATAATTTGTAATATCTTCGGCAATTTCTCCCGATACAATAGGAGTTTGCCCAACATACGGTTCTTTTAAACCTAAATCTTTAACTACACTTAAAAAGCCATCATTTCCAACAGCACCTTTTACATCAAGTTTACCGTATTGATTTAATGGAAGTTCAACGACAGCGTTTTCAACAAATGCTTTTACATTACCGCTGCAATTCGATACTGCAATGAGTGAACCGGAAGGGCCTCCACCATTGATACGAAGCGTTAACGAATCTTTTTCGCCTTTTAACATATATCCCATAATAGATGCAGCAGTAGCAAGTCTGCCAAGGCCGGCAGTAATGACTGCTGAAGTCTGATGTATTCTTTCAATTTCAGCAACAATATCAGTAGAATCGATGGCTGCTGCCATAACGCTTCCATCTGCACTAATTGCTCGGACTAATTTTCCCATAATAAACTCCATTCCTATCCCATAGAGGGTATGATTTTAAAAAGTTGAAAGAACAGAATGATTCTTTCAACTTTACTATTATTATTTCTTTTTTGTAGATTTAACAACATATATAGCACGCTGTGTTGTATCATTCGGTGCTTCAAAAGTATCATCACCATATACACATAATAGCTGTAGATCTGTTTTGCGAATGAAATTCATTAGCTCATCATGCGTATACGCACGTTCGCTAAATTCTTCACAAAACTTATCATATGTATTATCCATGTTTTTGCAGAATAAGTCAAGAGAAATATCAACAGTTACATCATCTCTTAAAGTATTTTGCCATATACAGTATACTTCATCGTAATCATAGATAAAAGTATTATTCGCCAAAATATTTTTGTGCTTATAGGTAGTATTAACATCAAAAATAAAGATACCATCCGGATGTAAGAATAAGCTTACTTTATCAAAGATGGCTTGTACATCCTCGCTGTCACAAATGTGATTGATGCTATCCAATGCACAAATGCAAACGTCCATTGTGCCGTATAAATCAATATCGGTCATATCTTGGCATAGATACATGATATCGTGACCGGATTCATAACGTTTATTCATCGCTTCCGATAGCATCTCGAAAGACGAGTCAATTCCAATCACATCATACCCAAAAGCAGCCATTACTTCA
It encodes:
- a CDS encoding GNAT family N-acetyltransferase; the protein is MDITYANSLTAQEYNVLRKSVGWSEIHLEKAKLGLEHSAFITVAQQGSTPIGMARVISDYGYVAYIADVVVNPSFQGHGIGKQLMQNVIDYINSTLIEGHFVMVNLMAASGKESFYEGFGFQKRPTNENGSGMTLWIRQQ
- a CDS encoding GNAT family N-acetyltransferase; its protein translation is MLDYIKVDDTNIDLLGLIHSKAWQASHIGIASESYWNTITPEHQTEYFKEKIQDSNNSYYLIFHNANAIGMISFNLTPTSPVGEVMQLYFLPEFCGQGYGKYAMDFAVDYFKAKNVHTIKLWAMNINEKALKFYKKYGYQYTGIENELDASRNITEKCFQYVL
- a CDS encoding CarD family transcriptional regulator yields the protein MFQVNDIITYGLHGVCTISEITKKELDGKRIEYYILKPINDDNSTISIPVHNEKLTAKMRPTLSKDEIYSLIKELPKEEINWIDNENLRVKQYKELLGSGNPKKILILLKSLYLHKIEQEKMNKKLHMIDERILKNAEEVLYNQFSYSLNTSQERVQDLLLKYMPASN
- the hslO gene encoding Hsp33 family molecular chaperone HslO, which produces MGKLVRAISADGSVMAAAIDSTDIVAEIERIHQTSAVITAGLGRLATAASIMGYMLKGEKDSLTLRINGGGPSGSLIAVSNCSGNVKAFVENAVVELPLNQYGKLDVKGAVGNDGFLSVVKDLGLKEPYVGQTPIVSGEIAEDITNYYAVSEQTPTVCGLGVLVNPDLSVRAAGGYLVQLLPFADEACIDTIEENIRNIQSVSSMIDNGMTPEDIINLLLKNLEPNVLDETTTAYKCDCSKQRVEKALISIGKEELTNIREEQGECEVSCHFCNRKYLFSREDLNNLIENQ
- a CDS encoding class I SAM-dependent DNA methyltransferase is translated as MASYKHFAPYYDILTSNIPYRKRGEYFHAILNQYGKHNGILVDLACGTGSLSEVMAAFGYDVIGIDSSFEMLSEAMNKRYESGHDIMYLCQDMTDIDLYGTMDVCICALDSINHICDSEDVQAIFDKVSLFLHPDGIFIFDVNTTYKHKNILANNTFIYDYDEVYCIWQNTLRDDVTVDISLDLFCKNMDNTYDKFCEEFSERAYTHDELMNFIRKTDLQLLCVYGDDTFEAPNDTTQRAIYVVKSTKKK